One Phoenix dactylifera cultivar Barhee BC4 chromosome 8, palm_55x_up_171113_PBpolish2nd_filt_p, whole genome shotgun sequence genomic window carries:
- the LOC103706837 gene encoding uncharacterized protein C3F10.06c isoform X2 — MAADERLSIYRATRIIKKRENSRLYNALRSIYEDSIFVAEIAGLWPDLPLLANLRCGLWYTPRFEATCYFKSTDGHTNNWSFNTSRLNLHVAHLAGQRGGCIIVDSTRRGKRFPDSMSKTIPIWTCVLNRAVKNYLLRMPAESQRDGESESYCSPNEKADVRLLSDDWDNSLHLPLWVPENEKAAIEGHIEEWTKQLEACGADIGSFASILRKPLRPLWISQKTLIWLNEVPDCNSWDFTPIILVSASASDGIAQQRSMSEFSWHYIPGAGDDEESWARGLSPNLFWKHAFELIDSGPDLCNQRVAEIVEKERVYRAQRASSDEKHPIFWLGSTNLVVAAALHVPDVLDDVDCVLNCDSEFKSFCLPSADSYLHLPIVTSKEDRFSLINNLLSAVEFAKLSLSRARKMLVCCHNGEDISICVCLAILSSLFDEGGSFDGGKYFMHTNITKWEMRRRLVLICKYAINARPSRGNLKQVFGFLSRKNESLFTAVPAVRGA; from the exons ATGGCGGCGGACGAGAGGCTGAGCATCTACCGTGCGACGAGGATCATAAAGAAGAGGGAGAACTCCCGCCTCTACAATGCTCTCCGCTCCATCTACGAGGATTCCATCTTTGTCGCCGAGATCGCCGGGCTTTGGCCGGACCTACCCCTTCTCGCCAACCTCCGTTGCGGCCTCTGGTACACTCCCCGATTCGAAGCCACCTGCTACTTTAAGTCCACCGATGGCCACACCAACAACTGGTCCTTCAACACCTCGCGACTCAACCTCCATGTGGCCCACCTCGCCG GACAGCGAGGAGGGTGTATTATAGTGGATTCCACCCGTAGGGGGAAACGGTTTCCGGATAGCATGTCGAAGACAATACCCATATGGACGTGTGTGTTGAACCGAGCAGTCAAGAATTATTTGCTGAGAATGCCTGCGGAAAGCCAAAGAGATGGTGAATCG gAGTCATACTGTTCACCTAATGAAAAGGCCGACGTTAGGCTCCTCTCTGATGATTGGGATAACTCTCTGCATCTTCCACTATGGGTCCCAGAGAATGAGAAGGCAGCTATAGAGGGACACATTGAAGAATGGACCAAACAGTTGGAAGCTTGTGGTGCTGATATTGGTTCTTTTGCATCAATCTTAAGGAAACCCCTGCGCCCCTTGTGGATTTCTCAAAAGACTCTTATATGGCTGAATGAAGTTCCTGATTGTAATTCTTGGGACTTCACACCCATCATCCTGGTTTCAGCATCTGCTTCAGATGGAATAGCTCAGCAAAGGTCCATGTCAGAATTCAGCTGGCATTATATTCCTGGAGCGGGAGATGATGAAGAGAGCTGGGCACGGGGTCTATCACCTAATCTATTTTGGAAGCATGCATTTGAGCTGATAGATTCTGGTCCTGATCTCTGCAATCAACGAGTTGCTGAAATAGTTGAAAAGGAAAGGGTATATCGGGCACAAAGGG CATCTTCTGATGAAAAGCATCCCATCTTTTGGCTTGGCTCAACAAATCTTGTAGTGGCAGCAGCCTTACATG TTCCAGATGTGCTTGATGATGTTGACTGTGTGCTGAACTGCGACAGCGAGTTCAAATCATTTTGCCTTCCATCCGCTGATTCCTACTTGCATCTACCTATAGTG ACTTCAAAAGAGGATCGGTTTTCCTTGATTAACAACCTCCTGTCAGCAGTCGAATTTGCCAAGTTAAGCCTGAGTAGAGCAAGGAAGATGCTAGTTTGTTGTCATAATG GGGAAGATATTAGCATATGTGTGTGCCTTGCTATTCTGTCATCCCTATTTGACGAAGGAG GCTCTTTTGATGGTGGCAAGTATTTCATGCACACAAATATTACCAAATGGGAGATGAGGAGGCGTTTGGTACTTATTTGCAAGTATGCAATAAATGCTCGCCCATCTAGAGGGAATCTGAAGCAGGTTTTTGGTTTTCTCAGTCGAAAAAACGAGTCTTTGTTCACTGCAGTGCCTGCTGTTCGTGGTGCTTAG
- the LOC103706837 gene encoding uncharacterized protein LOC103706837 isoform X3, with product MLSAPSTRIPSLSPRSPGFGRTYPFSPTSVAASGTLPDSKPPATLSPPMATPTTGPSTPRDSTSMWPTSPRGGCIIVDSTRRGKRFPDSMSKTIPIWTCVLNRAVKNYLLRMPAESQRDGESESYCSPNEKADVRLLSDDWDNSLHLPLWVPENEKAAIEGHIEEWTKQLEACGADIGSFASILRKPLRPLWISQKTLIWLNEVPDCNSWDFTPIILVSASASDGIAQQRSMSEFSWHYIPGAGDDEESWARGLSPNLFWKHAFELIDSGPDLCNQRVAEIVEKERVYRAQRGEYSPQVTVKLHQKFLAKNHSNINGESINSCQLMGSKIFINSMNAASSDEKHPIFWLGSTNLVVAAALHVPDVLDDVDCVLNCDSEFKSFCLPSADSYLHLPIVTSKEDRFSLINNLLSAVEFAKLSLSRARKMLVCCHNGEDISICVCLAILSSLFDEGGSFDGGKYFMHTNITKWEMRRRLVLICKYAINARPSRGNLKQVFGFLSRKNESLFTAVPAVRGA from the exons ATGCTCTCCGCTCCATCTACGAGGATTCCATCTTTGTCGCCGAGATCGCCGGGCTTTGGCCGGACCTACCCCTTCTCGCCAACCTCCGTTGCGGCCTCTGGTACACTCCCCGATTCGAAGCCACCTGCTACTTTAAGTCCACCGATGGCCACACCAACAACTGGTCCTTCAACACCTCGCGACTCAACCTCCATGTGGCCCACCTCGCCG CGAGGAGGGTGTATTATAGTGGATTCCACCCGTAGGGGGAAACGGTTTCCGGATAGCATGTCGAAGACAATACCCATATGGACGTGTGTGTTGAACCGAGCAGTCAAGAATTATTTGCTGAGAATGCCTGCGGAAAGCCAAAGAGATGGTGAATCG gAGTCATACTGTTCACCTAATGAAAAGGCCGACGTTAGGCTCCTCTCTGATGATTGGGATAACTCTCTGCATCTTCCACTATGGGTCCCAGAGAATGAGAAGGCAGCTATAGAGGGACACATTGAAGAATGGACCAAACAGTTGGAAGCTTGTGGTGCTGATATTGGTTCTTTTGCATCAATCTTAAGGAAACCCCTGCGCCCCTTGTGGATTTCTCAAAAGACTCTTATATGGCTGAATGAAGTTCCTGATTGTAATTCTTGGGACTTCACACCCATCATCCTGGTTTCAGCATCTGCTTCAGATGGAATAGCTCAGCAAAGGTCCATGTCAGAATTCAGCTGGCATTATATTCCTGGAGCGGGAGATGATGAAGAGAGCTGGGCACGGGGTCTATCACCTAATCTATTTTGGAAGCATGCATTTGAGCTGATAGATTCTGGTCCTGATCTCTGCAATCAACGAGTTGCTGAAATAGTTGAAAAGGAAAGGGTATATCGGGCACAAAGGGGTGAATACTCACCTCAAGTTACTGTCAAGCTGCATCAGAAATTCTTGGCAAAAAATCATTCCAATATTAATGGAGAATCTATTAATTCTTGTCAGTTAATGGGCTCTAAAATTTTCATCAATTCCATGAATGCAGCATCTTCTGATGAAAAGCATCCCATCTTTTGGCTTGGCTCAACAAATCTTGTAGTGGCAGCAGCCTTACATG TTCCAGATGTGCTTGATGATGTTGACTGTGTGCTGAACTGCGACAGCGAGTTCAAATCATTTTGCCTTCCATCCGCTGATTCCTACTTGCATCTACCTATAGTG ACTTCAAAAGAGGATCGGTTTTCCTTGATTAACAACCTCCTGTCAGCAGTCGAATTTGCCAAGTTAAGCCTGAGTAGAGCAAGGAAGATGCTAGTTTGTTGTCATAATG GGGAAGATATTAGCATATGTGTGTGCCTTGCTATTCTGTCATCCCTATTTGACGAAGGAG GCTCTTTTGATGGTGGCAAGTATTTCATGCACACAAATATTACCAAATGGGAGATGAGGAGGCGTTTGGTACTTATTTGCAAGTATGCAATAAATGCTCGCCCATCTAGAGGGAATCTGAAGCAGGTTTTTGGTTTTCTCAGTCGAAAAAACGAGTCTTTGTTCACTGCAGTGCCTGCTGTTCGTGGTGCTTAG
- the LOC103706845 gene encoding 40S ribosomal protein S24-1-like, translating into MADSKAVTIRTRKFMTNRLLSRKQFVIDVLHPGRANVSKAELKEKLAQLYEVKDPDAIFVFKFRTHFGGGKSTGFGLIYDNVEAAKKYEPKYRLIRNGLATKVEKSRKQMKERKNRAKKIRGVKKAKAGDAAKAGKKK; encoded by the exons atggcggATTCGAAGGCGGTCACGATCAGAACCAGGAAATTTATGACCAATCGGCTTCTTTCCAGGAAGCAATTC GTCATTGATGTCCTTCACCCGGGGAGGGCGAATGTTTCTAAG GCGGAATTGAAGGAGAAACTGGCTCAGCTGTACGAGGTGAAGGATCCGGACGCGATCTTTGTCTTCAAGTTCCGGACGCATTTCGGAGGAGGCAAATCCACCGGCTTCGGCCTCATCTATGACAACGTCGAGGCTGCCAAGAAGTACGAGCCCAAGTACCGGCTCATCAGG AATGGGCTTGCCACAAAGGTTGAAAAGTCAAGGAAGCAGAtgaaggaaaggaagaatagggcAAAAAAGATCCGTGGAGTGAAGAAG GCAAAGGCTGGGGATGCTGCCAAGGCTGGAAAGAAGAAATGA
- the LOC103706837 gene encoding tRNA A64-2'-O-ribosylphosphate transferase isoform X1: MAADERLSIYRATRIIKKRENSRLYNALRSIYEDSIFVAEIAGLWPDLPLLANLRCGLWYTPRFEATCYFKSTDGHTNNWSFNTSRLNLHVAHLAGQRGGCIIVDSTRRGKRFPDSMSKTIPIWTCVLNRAVKNYLLRMPAESQRDGESESYCSPNEKADVRLLSDDWDNSLHLPLWVPENEKAAIEGHIEEWTKQLEACGADIGSFASILRKPLRPLWISQKTLIWLNEVPDCNSWDFTPIILVSASASDGIAQQRSMSEFSWHYIPGAGDDEESWARGLSPNLFWKHAFELIDSGPDLCNQRVAEIVEKERVYRAQRGEYSPQVTVKLHQKFLAKNHSNINGESINSCQLMGSKIFINSMNAASSDEKHPIFWLGSTNLVVAAALHVPDVLDDVDCVLNCDSEFKSFCLPSADSYLHLPIVTSKEDRFSLINNLLSAVEFAKLSLSRARKMLVCCHNGEDISICVCLAILSSLFDEGGSFDGGKYFMHTNITKWEMRRRLVLICKYAINARPSRGNLKQVFGFLSRKNESLFTAVPAVRGA, encoded by the exons ATGGCGGCGGACGAGAGGCTGAGCATCTACCGTGCGACGAGGATCATAAAGAAGAGGGAGAACTCCCGCCTCTACAATGCTCTCCGCTCCATCTACGAGGATTCCATCTTTGTCGCCGAGATCGCCGGGCTTTGGCCGGACCTACCCCTTCTCGCCAACCTCCGTTGCGGCCTCTGGTACACTCCCCGATTCGAAGCCACCTGCTACTTTAAGTCCACCGATGGCCACACCAACAACTGGTCCTTCAACACCTCGCGACTCAACCTCCATGTGGCCCACCTCGCCG GACAGCGAGGAGGGTGTATTATAGTGGATTCCACCCGTAGGGGGAAACGGTTTCCGGATAGCATGTCGAAGACAATACCCATATGGACGTGTGTGTTGAACCGAGCAGTCAAGAATTATTTGCTGAGAATGCCTGCGGAAAGCCAAAGAGATGGTGAATCG gAGTCATACTGTTCACCTAATGAAAAGGCCGACGTTAGGCTCCTCTCTGATGATTGGGATAACTCTCTGCATCTTCCACTATGGGTCCCAGAGAATGAGAAGGCAGCTATAGAGGGACACATTGAAGAATGGACCAAACAGTTGGAAGCTTGTGGTGCTGATATTGGTTCTTTTGCATCAATCTTAAGGAAACCCCTGCGCCCCTTGTGGATTTCTCAAAAGACTCTTATATGGCTGAATGAAGTTCCTGATTGTAATTCTTGGGACTTCACACCCATCATCCTGGTTTCAGCATCTGCTTCAGATGGAATAGCTCAGCAAAGGTCCATGTCAGAATTCAGCTGGCATTATATTCCTGGAGCGGGAGATGATGAAGAGAGCTGGGCACGGGGTCTATCACCTAATCTATTTTGGAAGCATGCATTTGAGCTGATAGATTCTGGTCCTGATCTCTGCAATCAACGAGTTGCTGAAATAGTTGAAAAGGAAAGGGTATATCGGGCACAAAGGGGTGAATACTCACCTCAAGTTACTGTCAAGCTGCATCAGAAATTCTTGGCAAAAAATCATTCCAATATTAATGGAGAATCTATTAATTCTTGTCAGTTAATGGGCTCTAAAATTTTCATCAATTCCATGAATGCAGCATCTTCTGATGAAAAGCATCCCATCTTTTGGCTTGGCTCAACAAATCTTGTAGTGGCAGCAGCCTTACATG TTCCAGATGTGCTTGATGATGTTGACTGTGTGCTGAACTGCGACAGCGAGTTCAAATCATTTTGCCTTCCATCCGCTGATTCCTACTTGCATCTACCTATAGTG ACTTCAAAAGAGGATCGGTTTTCCTTGATTAACAACCTCCTGTCAGCAGTCGAATTTGCCAAGTTAAGCCTGAGTAGAGCAAGGAAGATGCTAGTTTGTTGTCATAATG GGGAAGATATTAGCATATGTGTGTGCCTTGCTATTCTGTCATCCCTATTTGACGAAGGAG GCTCTTTTGATGGTGGCAAGTATTTCATGCACACAAATATTACCAAATGGGAGATGAGGAGGCGTTTGGTACTTATTTGCAAGTATGCAATAAATGCTCGCCCATCTAGAGGGAATCTGAAGCAGGTTTTTGGTTTTCTCAGTCGAAAAAACGAGTCTTTGTTCACTGCAGTGCCTGCTGTTCGTGGTGCTTAG